The Bombyx mori chromosome 16, ASM3026992v2 region TCAGTCTATCAAGCAATTAGACTCGCGCGGTGGATAATCTTCTCTTTGTCGTTATGTCCAAAAGAAGAAGTTTAAAGTTATGATATTTCGATCAGATATTGAGGTGGATAGTATTGCCAAGCTCTTCCATTTTTATGAGTCGATGGGAAGATGGAAAACAGTGCCGTAGATGATCTTTATTATTAGGCGACGGGACGGTATTGTGGGCGTTGAAtcggaattaaaaaaactctGTCACTAGTTACCCATGCTTCCGGTTCCCATCGAGACAGAGTACCCATTGATTGAATAGGGCTTGAAgacatcgtggcctaaaagataaggcgCCCAGACATTTGTATCAAGCGAAACGGATTTTCGAATCTCGCAGGGCGtgccaatatttctaatgaaatacgtacttaacacacaCACGTTCACTAATTACTTTCACGACTTAGAaataacattatgtaataataatcaaacccgctaaaaaTTTAGTTTGTGTAGTTACTAGTTGTAGGGTGACTCGTGAGCCAGGAAGGGTAGTTACTACCACCTTCCTaattcagccgtgaagcagtaacgcatttCAAATCGACGGGTGGGCAAGCCTTTTTACTACAAAACTGAGATTAGAACTTACTCACGACTCAAGGTGCACTTATGTTTTTAATGGCCCTATGatctggtgaccacttaactgACTGATCACTCGGTGGGCCGGGCTTACCCattcatcaaagcaataaaataaaaaagacaggCGGTGAAAAAGCGCGGTTTGATTAAGTATGAAGTTTCAGTGCTTATATCGAGAATTACCTTTTAACGTAGTTGATTCCAAAACTTCGcaaaaatgtttgaaaaaattACTCGTATTTAAGTAAgcctttgaatattttaaaaaccaaaCTATATCCAGATAGGACGATTTCCGGAAATGTAAGAAATTTAACTTCAGACTTAACTTTTATACTAtggttatttgtaatttaaatcacgtggaatattttatcttttaaagCAAGTCTAAAATAAGCTAAGTGTGAAATCATATgtaggttttttgttttttatttatttattgctttttagtAAGGCGACtttacggcccacttgatgataAGAACTCACTATCGCTGCGACGATGTGACTGTATCTGTGCTCAAACCTCACAGGCAGACTTCCAAGATGAAGAcataaccttataatttaacaacgccaaaattatattttgcgtaattactgattgATACGTATTtattccgtgaagcagtaatgcatatttgtttgaagggtggcgcagccatTGACCTATAAAACTAAGACTtaaacctcatgtcttaaggtggggaGTGGTATTTAatctgttgatgtctatggcctccggtaaccacttaacaccaggtgtggcCTATGTTTGTTCAGatgattaagaaaaaaaatattgctcttAAAAATCGAATCATAATTGGTTGGCAGCTAATTCTATATATGCCGTATCCCTTCACAGAAAAACAAAATCCGTACTAGTCGAATACGGCCTTCGAcgcgcaacctaacccatgcatcaactCGCTGTGTTTCTTGCCgagtcttctcagcgggtcgcgattccaatacggtagtagattcattcgtgaaacaGCTCttcttaagttgttaggtctcctttggaggtgctcgggcagctggtagcaaatcccacccctcctggctaagcctttgctgGTCCACccgtcttggtgaaactggaaaggcctccgggccaccaggaATCCCTcactcataaaaaataaaataaataattgctaATTAAAGGgtaaaagataatttaaaagtttcatcttataaattaacaaataatttgtaattagtATATAATTCGTGCACAAACTGAATGatatacagtcgtggtcaactaattagggacattcaagatagtgaagggctataaccggttatgtacatttaaatataaaaccctattgatttctcagcacctattatttgcataatgtggtccgattattatgctataaatggctgtaaataaaagatttaataaatagaaaaagtatttaatatcaaagattaaacatgtattaaatattaaggtacAATTTTGTAGTGGACATGTAATTAAGGACAGtaaagtataatgaaaaatacagttacacaaaacttataatcttcagtgttataatatctttaacagctccattttattacgtgtgtaacggacgtgacgtcagctgtcattccctgccgccagccaagccgccaagccatattaacacgcccccttccgccaccgccgccgccgccagccaaagccaacgaaggggggatagtgttaataaaacaagccatgccagccatttctacctGCTTTTCTGCATtctcgcacaaataaaagaacttgtcgttacgctgctggtttttattgtcacatcatttgcaacacgtgtaaaatcagtacccagtagcaaaacctttgttagtaattaccgcttgacaccgatgtggcatagacattatcagtttctgacatgttttgacaggaatgtttgcccatgcctcacaaaaagcttcatgaagttcatccaaatttgtattacgataagtggcaacttttttcttgatttcgtgCCAAAGGTGCTCAATTGGGTTGAGGTCCGGGCTATTTGCTGGCCAATCTAACACCGATACAAACTGACTGGTAAGAAACGACTAGACTGAATGGGCGGTATGTGTCGGGTCGTTATCCTGCTGAAACGTCCATATAATAGGGAGATGCTCCTCAGCATAGGGAAGTATAGTTTCTTCCAATATTGCCTTGTATTGATGTTGGTCTAAGTTACCCTGAACTTTCCTCACAGGTCCCACTCCACGTCCAGAAAATGAAccccatattttaatgtttccaccgccatgtttcacctctttttttttgtgaatcttgGATTCATTTCCGCTTTTACAGGACGCCGTACATATTGCCTTCCATCTGAAGAAATCAAAGTAGCCTTGGTCTCGTCAGAGAAAAGTACATGACAGTAATTGTTGCCATTGGGCGTAGGTCCAATGTCCATATTTACGTGCAAATGCCAATCGAGCATTTCTATGTTCTTTCTTCAACAACGGTACTTTGCGAGCCACTCTTCCGAACAACCCTGCTTTTCCCACACGTCGTCGAACGGTCCTCGCAGATACACCGGCTCTTTAGTTTGCCCCAAACActtcgtgtttaattaaaatagagccTAGAAACGGATCTTTCTTAGCTAACCTGGTTATCATTCTATCTTCTTGCGAAGTCGTTTTTCTCGATCTTTTTGTTCTGGACACATTTAAAGCCGTGTTATAGCGCTTGAAATGTTGCACTGCATTGCATACCATAGTTTTTcaacaatttaaatgttgtgctatccttcggtatgaccaaccacgctcgacaaacttcatgataatttttcgtagtgttggatcgcaacttttatttttgcccatttttcttcaaaataattctcaaaacttaaaataaaaaatctggattGCCGCCAAAACAATcactaaacaataagaaaagaaacaaaaaagtattaaaattccaattttgaaattagaacgcaatacctcagtgtccctaattaaatggccagccagcattctttgaaccaatagcactatgatattgtatcagctatactgtaaagatgtttaatgtttaagaagttgttattgtttgtataatcgcgcacataaatgactaattacacttacatgtcaaagatatggaatattgctaagactcgttggaaaataaaaaaaatattcacaatttggcttaactagagattgtccctaattagttgaccacgactgtatgTATTAGATATCGGGTGATATTGTATGTTAACTTATACTTACCTTGAACTCTACTGCAGGAACGAATTGCAAAGttaattcattatttacatCAATTAACGAGCTGGTTCCATTGAGGCGGCTTTGTGAAACGCTGGCGAAACGTGAGGATCTCGACCTCTCCTGGAAACCACCCCATGccgcgtatgcggaccgcttcaGGTGTACAGCATTcctactggcattgttataccagggtctgctgcgactcGCGATCGTCGTGTCTATGATGCTCGGTAGCGATGAGTCTTGCAAGACGATActtgacttctgcgagtccaccatctcgcaatGAGAGAGGGAGAGCTTATTCTTCTTCGCACCTATCCGTTACCGCCGAGTCGGGTTTGTTCGAACACATAACTCGAGAACGGCAAGTCCGATTTTCATggtttttgatttgttttatttttctccgTCCCGAATAGCAGAAACTATTAAGAACATTAGAAAATTGATGAAAAATTAGATGAAAGAAAAAAGATTTTCCCATACAAAATGTTCGTGGGTCTCGTAACTGTCaaacatttaatgtttattacgTCAATACGGTTAACTTTCTCCTCAAATTAAAGAAcgtaattaaataaaggttTCGAATCGAcacgataataatataatatacacaaTATTCGGATAATGACGTATTTTACATTTGAAAAATGTAGATTAATGTCACTAATGAAAAAGGATTGACATATACGAGTATATTGGCTGTAAAATTTTATGCGTGTGTTTAGAAATTTTGTGtgaattaaagaaaatatttcaggctattaaataaaacaaatgcctTAAATCAAATCACTCAAATCCAGCCAGAATCAGTAACTATATACcatatatgtataaatgaattgctgttcgttggtctcgctaaaactcaagaacggctgaaccgatttgccTAATTATGATCTTGAAATATTTATGGATGTTTAGGAAATAGACGGAAAGGATGACCTTTCACCGAACGACACCTAGACAAAAATAATTGCTAAGTAAAAGTCAATTACGAAAATGCAAAAGcaatcattttgaataaatcaATACtgatttgtaattataattattgtgaaAAACGAGTGCATGCTATTTTAGTTATGCGGTGACATCACAAGTTAACCTTGCAAAAACCAACTGCtcaaaattaatgataaaaaatttatgttgattatattatttttattgatatcctAAGCGAGGTCGATCTCTCAAGAAGGCGACAGGAGGGAATCAAcagaccgtcgaggcggtgcgcCCGGTATTCGCGGACCTTGTGAGCtgtgacttttttatttttttttatttattagatgtgtggacgagcttacagcccacctggtgttaagttgttactggagctcatagatatctacaacgtaaatgcgtctcaagtatagttacaacggctgccctaccctttaaaccgaaacgtattactggttcatggcagaaatagacagggtggtggtacctacacgtgcggactcccaagaggttctaacaccagtaaaagttGGGGGCGTCCAACCTTCCGGTCGatacattttttacatttttacaccGGCTTTCGTTTTCCTTTTGAATTTGTTTTCGGCCGGTACCTGCATGAGAATGGAGTGCCACCACTGTGGCCTGACACCTAACAGTGTCAACGATGCGGCATCATGCTCAGTCGACTTCGTCGAGGGCGCGCTAGACAAGGTACAACTCTTGTCTCAGTAGGCCGAGAGGCAGAGTTGCAGCCCATTTGAATGCGATTTTTCGCCGGAGGAGGAGTTTACGAAGTTGGGCGACTTGTTATTCCAGGAGAAAACGCTAGCTTAATGGATCGGAAGAATAGCGGGCCCGGAGCAGGTCAGCGCCAAAAATGTGCCGTGGCCCTTCCCCTAACTTGTAGAGAAGGGGTCACGGCACAGGGGCGGTTGCGTGCCCCACCCGGCTGTAGCTTACTTTGTTATTGTGTAAATACTGTAGTATTATGTACTGTAATACTGTTACTGTAATATAATACTTGTAATAGTAGTTAATTAGTAATTAGCGCGTgttttaagtcccggggcacaACAACTGGGcagtcagtaaaaaaaaatggagttCTCTCGAACCAACGCCCTGTTCGAAGAATTCCTCTGCGAAAAATATCCGACCCTCGGAACAGAATGGACAGAATATAAGTCTCAACACGCCGCGAGCTCTTCCGCGGTCTCCGTCGCCCCCGCTGCTCCCGCATCTACTAATAACGCGCGCAAAGCCCCCGCGTCGTCCACCGCGGCCTCCGTTGCACGTGCAGGATCGTCCGTGGCCTCCGTTGCACGTGCAGGATCGTCCGCGGCCTCCGTTGCACGTGCAGGATCGTCCGCGGCCTCCGTTGCACGTGCAGGATCGTCCGCGGCCTCCGTTGCACGTGCAGGATCGTCCGCGGCCTCCGCTGCACGTGCAGGATCGTCCGCGATCTCCGTTGCACCTGCAGGATCGTCCGCGGCCTCCGTTGCACGTGCAGGATCGTCCGCGGTCTCCGTTGCACCTGCAGGATCGTCCGCGGTCTCCGTCGCCCCCGCTGCTCCCGCATCTACTAATAACGCGCGCAAAGCCCCCGCGTCGTCCACCGCGGCCTCCGTTGCACGTGCAGGATCGTCCGCGGCATCGGTCGCGCCCGCCGTTCCTGTGTCATTGATACTCGCCCGGAAAAATTCTGCGTCGTCCACCGCAGCTTACGTGCCTCCTAAAGCACCTGCACCTGTTCGCAGGTCGCCCGCGCCTGCCTCTTCGTCCTCATCTGACTCTGAcacggacatggaggtcgatccCTGCCCCGCGCCCTCATCAGATGGCTTCACCCTTGTCCAAAAGGGAAAAAAGCGCGCTgtggagtcccgagctcccgcagCTACCAAAattagtaaagccgcgaacACGTCACTCCGTCTCCCCATCCCACACCGTCGCCGCATCCAGAAGAACAACATAGAAAACAAaaccctcccccggtaatcctgcaagatcacgtccttacggatccatcagatccaataacctttgcattagacgccttcagctctaacactaggaacaggcttagggacctcggtaaccgtactcgtggaactcgacaaagagttcgccgtgcaacctaacccatgaatcagctcgctgagtttctcgccggatcttctcagcgggtcgcgattccgatccggtagtagattcattcgtgaaacaGCTCttcttaagttgttaggtctcctttggaggcgctcgggtagctgttagcaaatcccacccctcctggctgagcctttgctcgcccacctgtcctggtgaaactggaaaggcctccgggccaccagtaatgtttcaatcataaaaaaaaaaacctgcaagAAAaagcagcttgggaccgagtttccctggcccttataGCCAGTAAAATTAACTTCACTAGCGCCCGCAATCttgcgaacggcatccaaataaaggtgcaatcatccgacgaccatagggcccccACCTCTTATCCCCGTAAGGAGCATATAAGTTTTCACACTTACACGGTCCAGGAGAAATGAGGTCCAtgcctaacttttttttttcgggccgaggGCCGTCTTCCAACGAATATACGGGAGTGGACGgtccgcagatgttgggagcggaCCGCGGGGGCAAGTAATGGAGtatagggccctacccactaaacggtTCTCACGCCCGACGTCCAATCTCTGCttggggtcagaacccggttaGAATAAGGGggctcccgcggtcaacactacaagcAGACGCGCGGCGCCACCCTGAGCACGCCGAGCAACAGGTCGCCGAGGCGATTGTCGTCGACCAATGACGTCAGTTTCCGAGGTACGGCGGCCCGTCAGCCCACCCGGGGAATGACGAACGCCCTTCTCCTCCTCCCCGGCTTGGCGGCGGCGGTACGGTACCTAGAGGGAAGAAGAGcaagatggtggactcgcaaaagtcgagcatcgcctgttAGGAAAACtggtcgctgccgagcatcgtggcCACGGCGGTCGGCAACGACAAGTTCGGTCCAATCTTCGTGAAGAGGACGCGATACTGCTCTGCGAAAGCGGCGCAGTCAGGCGGCGAGAACAAGCCTCGAGCACGACCCGCCTCCGCGCTTGAACTCTCGCCGCGCCGGAACACTGCACGTCTAACTGCTGTCCCAACCCTCAAACTGAAATGCACTGCTACATTGCTTACCTTTGGTATGGTTTAAGATATAGCAATAGCTTGCGGCTTTACCGTAGCCTTGGCATTGCAGATGTTTTCGTGGGACAATGGAAATTACAatgcgaatttttttttgtatggcaaataacatgttaaagaaaaagaaaattaagccCGAAACAACGAACGTGAGATATTTATAACACCTGAGCTTATATGTTATATGTACGTAAGCAATAATAAGCTTATATTATTGCCTACGTGCCTCCCCCAAGGTTCGATATAATGACCGGTCCTTAGATTAATCAATCAATTAATATCTGTAGTTTCATTAAGATGCTCATCAAGATGGACTCTGGACGTTTCAAAAAACAATCCTCAAGATAGTTCTTTATTCAGAATGGccaatttgaatttttattatttttttcattgctttgttgtgtggacgagctcacagcctacctgatgttaagtgattactggagcccatagacatctacaacgtaaatgcgccacacaccttgagatattgttctaaggtctcagtatagtcacaacggctgccccacctttcaaaccgaaacgcattactgcttc contains the following coding sequences:
- the LOC134200375 gene encoding mucin-1-like, producing MEFSRTNALFEEFLCEKYPTLGTEWTEYKSQHAASSSAVSVAPAAPASTNNARKAPASSTAASVARAGSSVASVARAGSSAASVARAGSSAASVARAGSSAASVARAGSSAASAARAGSSAISVAPAGSSAASVARAGSSAVSVAPAGSSAVSVAPAAPASTNNARKAPASSTAASVARAGSSAASVAPAVPVSLILARKNSASSTAAYVPPKAPAPVRRSPAPASSSSSDSDTDMEVDPCPAPSSDGFTLVQKGKKRAVESRAPAATKISKAANTSLRLPIPHRRRIQKNNIENKTLPR